In Deinococcus puniceus, one genomic interval encodes:
- the recG gene encoding ATP-dependent DNA helicase RecG, with protein MATVAELRDKLRRPLLAERASGHQNKIVAGGVEKLLASPLGNPFPGVREALKGYGDLDEPGRAAALNAALNVLDGQDAAAKAPRTPRAPARVAVPTAAPGERLPPDADLARLDTGPGGTRKLNSLGLHNLRDVLHAYPHRHEDRRALPDLSEVEEGQKVTVEGTVVAKSRRSPKPGMLILDVTLETPAGGRVKATWFNQPWMERQLRVGARLVLTGRVKKFGRSVQIGVEHLETVEDAKGSLSTGRIVGVYDSKDGISQEFLRRAAYRALEAVPLDDYLPAHWRQKYGLTDLSDALWGMHFPHDEAQLARGMNRLRFDEYLFLELRVLLQGDDAVLLGKRFQATGDDIHRFEGALPFQFTGAQRRVLLEITDDMRSERQMARLVQGDVGSGKTAVAACALYLAVRDGYQGALMAPTEILARQHYANLSGYLGQLDVRVGLLIGAMTAKQKLEMQTRIAEGDVDVVVGTQALIQENVRFDNLGLAVVDEEHRFGVQQRRKLLAGRPDVLVMSATPIPRSLALTAYGDLELSIIDELPPGRTPIETKLLQDTHRQQAYGFAMRQIREGRQAFVVTALIEESDTLELLAATQLSEDLKVILPEARIDLLHGKMSAAEKDHVMTRFRAREFDILVSTTVIEVGVDVPNATVMVIENAERFGLAQLHQLRGRVGRGSAQSYCVLISGENSRKTRQRLGIIEGSTDGFVIAEADLKLRGPGEIRGTRQSGVPDLRLGDLANDLEIIEQARELAKHILAHDPKLEHPRLQYLRSELQNRSQSVAYREVI; from the coding sequence ATGGCAACGGTGGCAGAACTGCGCGACAAACTCAGGCGGCCACTGCTGGCGGAGCGGGCGAGTGGGCATCAGAATAAAATTGTGGCGGGCGGCGTAGAAAAGCTACTGGCGTCGCCGCTGGGCAACCCTTTTCCGGGCGTGCGGGAGGCGCTGAAGGGCTACGGCGATCTGGACGAACCCGGACGCGCCGCCGCCCTGAATGCCGCGCTGAACGTGCTGGACGGACAGGACGCCGCTGCCAAAGCCCCCAGAACCCCCCGCGCCCCGGCCCGCGTGGCTGTACCCACCGCCGCCCCCGGCGAACGCCTGCCGCCCGACGCTGATCTGGCCCGACTGGACACCGGCCCCGGCGGAACGCGCAAGCTGAATTCGTTGGGGCTGCACAACCTGCGCGACGTGCTGCACGCCTATCCTCACCGCCACGAAGACCGCCGCGCCCTGCCTGACCTGTCAGAGGTGGAAGAGGGCCAGAAGGTGACGGTGGAAGGCACGGTGGTGGCGAAGTCGCGCCGCAGCCCCAAACCCGGCATGCTGATTCTGGACGTGACGCTGGAAACCCCGGCGGGCGGGCGCGTGAAGGCCACTTGGTTTAATCAGCCGTGGATGGAACGCCAATTGCGCGTGGGGGCGAGGCTGGTGCTCACAGGGCGCGTGAAGAAGTTTGGGCGCAGCGTGCAAATCGGCGTAGAGCATCTGGAAACGGTGGAAGACGCCAAAGGGAGCCTCAGCACGGGCCGAATCGTGGGCGTGTACGACTCCAAAGACGGCATCAGCCAGGAGTTCCTGCGCCGCGCCGCTTACCGGGCGCTGGAAGCCGTGCCGCTGGACGATTACCTCCCCGCGCACTGGCGGCAGAAATACGGCCTGACCGACCTGTCGGACGCGCTGTGGGGCATGCATTTTCCACACGACGAGGCGCAGTTGGCACGCGGCATGAACCGTCTGCGCTTCGACGAATACCTGTTTTTGGAATTGCGCGTGCTGTTGCAGGGCGACGACGCCGTACTGCTGGGCAAGCGGTTTCAGGCCACAGGCGACGACATCCACCGTTTTGAGGGCGCTCTGCCGTTTCAATTTACGGGTGCCCAACGCCGCGTGCTGCTGGAAATTACCGACGATATGCGGAGCGAGCGGCAAATGGCGAGGCTGGTGCAGGGCGACGTGGGCAGCGGCAAAACGGCTGTGGCCGCCTGCGCCCTGTATCTGGCCGTGCGCGACGGCTATCAGGGGGCACTGATGGCCCCCACCGAAATTTTGGCGCGGCAGCATTACGCCAACCTGTCGGGCTATTTGGGCCAACTGGATGTGCGGGTGGGCCTCCTGATCGGGGCCATGACCGCCAAGCAAAAGCTGGAAATGCAAACGCGCATTGCCGAGGGCGACGTGGACGTGGTGGTGGGGACGCAGGCGCTGATTCAGGAAAACGTGCGCTTCGACAACTTGGGGCTGGCAGTGGTAGACGAAGAACACCGCTTTGGCGTGCAGCAACGGCGCAAGCTGCTGGCGGGCCGCCCCGACGTGCTGGTGATGAGTGCTACGCCCATTCCGCGCAGCCTCGCACTGACGGCTTACGGAGATTTGGAACTCAGCATCATCGACGAATTGCCGCCCGGACGCACCCCGATTGAAACCAAGTTGCTGCAAGACACGCACCGCCAGCAGGCCTACGGGTTCGCCATGCGCCAGATTCGGGAGGGCAGGCAGGCTTTCGTGGTGACGGCCCTGATCGAGGAAAGCGACACGCTGGAACTGTTGGCCGCCACGCAGCTTTCCGAAGACCTGAAAGTGATCTTGCCCGAAGCCCGCATCGACCTGCTGCACGGCAAAATGAGCGCCGCCGAGAAAGACCATGTGATGACCCGCTTCCGCGCCCGCGAGTTCGACATTCTGGTGTCTACAACGGTGATCGAAGTGGGTGTGGACGTACCCAACGCCACCGTGATGGTCATCGAAAATGCCGAACGCTTCGGGCTGGCGCAGCTTCACCAGTTGCGCGGGCGCGTGGGCCGGGGCAGTGCCCAGAGTTACTGCGTCCTGATTTCCGGCGAGAACAGCCGCAAAACCCGCCAGCGCCTCGGCATCATCGAGGGCAGCACCGACGGCTTTGTGATCGCTGAAGCCGACCTGAAACTGCGCGGCCCCGGTGAGATTCGCGGTACAAGGCAAAGCGGCGTGCCTGACCTGCGCCTAGGCGACCTCGCCAACGACTTAGAAATCATCGAGCAGGCCCGCGAGTTGGCAAAACACATTTTGGCCCACGACCCCAAGCTGGAGCACCCGCGTTTGCAATACCTGCGGAGCGAGTTGCAGAACCGGAGCCAGAGTGTGGCTTATAGGGAAGTGATTTAA
- a CDS encoding beta strand repeat-containing protein produces the protein MNMNVKLGIFALTSVLLLASCGGGDQTITPPAVTVGTIALPANPSGYTLTIRDSGGNIIAPSMYSSLAPGAYTATYSKDGFIPQTQNFTAEAGKTTNLVYPTLQANTVSGAFYMDANGKMVAITKDDLNNAGTKFAFYAWMENETGGIDPTKVGGTADPAAPTAGEMDEVAPLLSQNVAGGYVGYKAADGKVYPIVGANVRWDILEQTGSVRFAAADDGGQASGSPVTGQDINDNALSANTYTNSATGNNVRFPSSTDYPLYNVTGVNTPDTNGFTWTALNHDPAVTTQATARIRVIAYVNGTEVTKRFLNKTFAPSARLTIVKTPKDNQAGINQSRDFAITVSNTGAGPATAIRLSDVLRSGDAAAYSVTAPAGTTANATDGFDVTFDLAAGASRTFTLPAQASAVGVYCDVATIVSYNNGAFGTVTPTLSDQACLTVTAPSLGISKTLGTLDNAGAFTPIASGVVVGPNVPVVARITVSNNGNAPATNVVVTDTIANNTVAANYAIQGNITTAPQTVNTSKTGDDGFTTGQFNLAPGATQSFTFAASGTVDGDYCDQGTFTATSNNGAAVTGASGIPCFKVASPRLAITKVNTQVAGQPPLNQLTPGSSYQSVITVTNSGSATATAVAVKDLLGNLNNVFMNYGSGSYTVSGTAQPGSVTFDAATRTVSTVPATVNLAPGQVLTLTLTSSVAAGTPRGSYCNTGSYTSTNAGTGQAQACVTVTSFISEQTQLTDTVDPIRGGDATGTILASAASVEVSSNEGAVNNVLIYNFGALDPVQQTPGLFNFSNTQVYYDPTPVRDVQTGAITSDFTNATSTRLTVGAGAGQYTVNAETGLGQQTVTLNPAFRVAPGGVLWLRTQVTAPTGTAARQYFETMRWNNTAESSGQAQTNFKAESTTVIP, from the coding sequence ATGAATATGAACGTCAAATTAGGTATTTTTGCTCTGACCAGCGTGTTGTTACTCGCATCTTGCGGGGGCGGCGACCAAACTATTACTCCTCCGGCAGTGACGGTTGGAACCATTGCCCTGCCTGCCAACCCCAGCGGCTACACGCTGACCATCCGCGACAGTGGCGGAAACATCATCGCGCCCAGCATGTACAGCAGCCTGGCCCCCGGTGCCTATACCGCCACCTACAGCAAAGACGGCTTTATTCCCCAAACCCAGAATTTTACGGCGGAAGCTGGTAAAACGACTAACTTGGTGTACCCCACCTTGCAGGCAAACACCGTCAGCGGCGCATTCTATATGGACGCCAACGGCAAGATGGTTGCCATTACCAAAGATGATCTGAACAATGCAGGCACCAAGTTTGCCTTCTACGCCTGGATGGAAAACGAAACGGGCGGCATCGACCCGACCAAAGTGGGCGGCACTGCCGACCCCGCAGCCCCCACCGCAGGCGAAATGGACGAAGTGGCTCCTCTGCTGAGCCAGAACGTCGCAGGCGGATACGTGGGCTACAAGGCCGCCGACGGCAAGGTGTACCCCATCGTCGGTGCAAACGTGCGCTGGGACATTCTGGAGCAGACGGGCAGCGTGCGCTTTGCCGCCGCTGACGATGGTGGGCAGGCGTCCGGCTCCCCTGTGACCGGGCAAGACATCAACGACAATGCCCTGAGCGCCAACACGTATACCAACAGCGCCACCGGCAACAACGTGCGCTTTCCCAGCAGCACCGACTACCCTCTGTACAACGTGACCGGCGTGAACACGCCCGACACCAACGGTTTCACTTGGACGGCCCTGAACCACGATCCTGCCGTGACCACGCAGGCGACCGCCCGCATTCGCGTCATCGCTTATGTCAACGGCACCGAAGTCACCAAACGCTTCCTGAACAAGACATTCGCCCCCAGCGCCCGCCTGACCATCGTCAAGACGCCCAAGGACAACCAAGCCGGAATTAATCAGTCCCGCGACTTCGCGATCACGGTCAGCAACACCGGCGCAGGCCCCGCCACCGCTATCCGCCTCAGCGATGTCCTGAGGTCTGGTGACGCCGCTGCCTACAGCGTTACGGCCCCCGCCGGAACCACCGCCAACGCTACCGACGGCTTCGACGTCACCTTCGACCTCGCTGCCGGAGCCAGCCGCACCTTCACGTTGCCTGCTCAGGCCAGCGCTGTCGGCGTCTACTGTGACGTCGCCACCATCGTCAGCTACAACAACGGCGCGTTCGGCACCGTGACCCCCACGCTCTCCGATCAGGCCTGCCTCACGGTCACGGCTCCTAGCCTCGGCATCAGCAAGACGCTAGGTACCTTGGACAACGCTGGAGCCTTCACGCCTATCGCCAGCGGCGTGGTCGTCGGCCCGAACGTGCCCGTCGTGGCCCGCATTACGGTCAGCAACAACGGCAATGCACCAGCCACCAACGTCGTTGTCACCGACACCATCGCCAACAATACCGTGGCCGCCAACTACGCGATTCAGGGGAACATCACTACAGCGCCCCAGACGGTCAACACCAGCAAAACTGGTGACGACGGCTTCACCACCGGCCAGTTCAACTTGGCCCCTGGAGCCACGCAGTCGTTCACCTTCGCCGCAAGTGGCACCGTCGACGGCGACTACTGCGACCAAGGCACCTTCACGGCCACCAGCAACAACGGTGCAGCCGTCACGGGCGCTTCGGGCATTCCTTGCTTCAAGGTCGCTTCGCCCCGCCTCGCCATCACCAAGGTCAACACCCAAGTCGCGGGCCAGCCGCCCCTGAACCAACTGACCCCCGGCAGCAGCTACCAGAGCGTCATCACAGTCACCAACTCCGGTTCGGCCACCGCCACCGCCGTTGCCGTGAAGGATTTGCTGGGCAACCTGAACAACGTGTTCATGAACTACGGCAGCGGCTCTTACACCGTGTCCGGCACCGCTCAACCCGGCAGCGTGACCTTTGACGCCGCCACGCGCACCGTCAGCACCGTGCCCGCCACCGTGAACTTGGCCCCCGGTCAGGTCTTGACCCTCACCCTCACCAGCAGCGTTGCGGCAGGCACCCCACGCGGCAGCTACTGCAATACCGGCAGCTACACCAGCACCAACGCGGGCACGGGTCAGGCTCAGGCTTGCGTGACCGTCACGTCGTTCATCTCCGAGCAAACCCAGCTCACGGATACGGTTGACCCCATCCGTGGCGGAGACGCGACTGGCACCATCTTGGCCAGCGCAGCCAGCGTCGAAGTGTCTTCCAACGAAGGTGCAGTCAACAACGTGCTGATCTACAACTTCGGTGCCCTCGATCCTGTTCAGCAGACCCCCGGCCTGTTCAACTTCAGCAACACGCAGGTCTACTACGATCCTACCCCCGTCCGTGATGTCCAGACCGGAGCCATCACCAGCGACTTCACCAACGCCACCAGCACCCGCCTGACGGTTGGCGCGGGCGCAGGCCAGTACACCGTGAACGCCGAGACGGGCCTCGGCCAGCAGACAGTCACGCTGAACCCCGCCTTCCGCGTCGCTCCCGGTGGCGTGCTGTGGCTCCGCACGCAGGTCACGGCCCCCACCGGAACCGCTGCCCGCCAGTACTTTGAAACCATGCGCTGGAACAACACCGCCGAAAGCAGCGGTCAGGCCCAGACGAACTTCAAGGCCGAGTCCACCACCGTCATCCCCTAA
- a CDS encoding PA2169 family four-helix-bundle protein, with protein sequence MTMNNETVLDKLQYLLGTLRDGEKGFADAAEHATDASLKSLFLERSTQRSQLASEVEAHITRLGDKPREGGSVGAALHRTWLNVRDAVTGRGDYQVVAECERGEDVAVENYQDVLKEADLPADIRSVVETQFAQVKASHDQIRDMKHSMEANK encoded by the coding sequence ATGACCATGAACAACGAGACCGTGCTGGACAAACTGCAATACCTGTTGGGCACCCTGCGTGACGGAGAAAAAGGTTTTGCCGACGCCGCCGAACACGCCACCGACGCCAGCCTGAAGAGCCTGTTTCTGGAACGCAGCACGCAGCGCAGTCAACTTGCCAGCGAAGTGGAAGCTCACATCACCCGGCTGGGCGACAAGCCCCGCGAGGGCGGCAGCGTGGGCGCGGCCCTACACCGCACTTGGCTGAACGTGCGAGACGCCGTGACCGGACGCGGTGATTATCAGGTGGTGGCCGAGTGCGAGCGCGGCGAAGACGTGGCGGTAGAAAACTATCAAGACGTGCTGAAAGAAGCCGACTTGCCCGCTGACATCCGTTCCGTTGTGGAAACCCAGTTTGCTCAGGTGAAGGCCAGCCATGACCAGATCCGCGACATGAAGCACAGCATGGAAGCCAACAAGTAA
- a CDS encoding YdgA family protein, with translation MTAQTPPPAAPTSRPKRRANRALGWTVAGLALLGALAGATAYTGTRTQDITEQAVQGMVTALDASGVASVENSKYQRGFTTSTQTMTVVLGNGEDGEQPVRLLVTNRIQHGPLPGFKSVGQALIDTEVRFEDAALQARMTEALGGKQPTLRTVVGLGGTSTTDLNIPAGTLTEAGDTVNWQPLTAQSSVSGLTSRLNLNWPGLTVAGETAATLGKIAVTSDITRRSKDDLLGVGKTSATLDSLTIAGGAAPVTVKNMRLGSEGRLNGGAHYDGTLTYDIGQIEGAGQTFKDVQVHLAARHLAVAPLQRLGKLVNDLQAAQRGKTTPTPDLTPAQEQQIQADLLALLKEDPRLVIDRLSVGTDSGPVVLTGQVNLTGLGQLSGEELAALEQMPMLALSRVDAQAKVQASEPALKGLVETFGSDSPFSDPQAIQQLVDAGLVTRTGTTLTADLRFKDGASTLNGQSLGDF, from the coding sequence ATGACTGCCCAAACGCCGCCGCCCGCTGCCCCCACTAGTCGCCCCAAACGCCGCGCCAACCGCGCCCTGGGCTGGACGGTGGCGGGCTTAGCCCTGCTGGGCGCACTGGCCGGAGCCACTGCCTACACGGGCACGCGCACCCAAGACATCACCGAACAGGCGGTTCAGGGCATGGTCACGGCTCTGGACGCCAGCGGTGTGGCGAGCGTAGAAAATTCTAAGTATCAGCGGGGATTCACCACTTCCACGCAAACCATGACCGTCGTGCTGGGCAACGGCGAGGACGGAGAGCAACCTGTGCGCCTGCTGGTGACCAACCGCATTCAGCATGGGCCTCTGCCGGGGTTCAAATCGGTGGGGCAAGCCCTGATCGATACCGAGGTGCGCTTTGAAGACGCCGCCCTGCAAGCCCGCATGACCGAAGCTTTGGGCGGCAAACAGCCTACCCTTCGGACGGTGGTGGGCTTGGGCGGAACCTCCACCACCGATCTGAATATTCCCGCCGGAACCCTGACCGAAGCGGGCGACACGGTAAACTGGCAACCGCTGACGGCGCAGTCCAGCGTGAGCGGGCTGACCTCGCGGCTGAATCTGAACTGGCCGGGCCTGACAGTGGCGGGCGAGACGGCGGCGACCCTAGGTAAAATAGCCGTGACCAGCGACATCACCCGCCGATCCAAGGACGATCTGCTGGGCGTGGGCAAAACCAGCGCCACGCTAGACAGCCTGACCATTGCGGGCGGCGCGGCCCCGGTGACTGTAAAGAACATGCGGCTGGGCAGCGAGGGCCGCCTGAACGGTGGGGCGCACTACGACGGCACGCTGACTTACGACATCGGGCAAATCGAGGGCGCGGGCCAGACCTTCAAAGACGTGCAGGTGCATCTGGCGGCGCGACATCTGGCGGTTGCGCCCCTGCAACGCCTCGGCAAGCTGGTCAACGACCTGCAAGCGGCCCAGCGTGGCAAAACGACCCCTACACCTGACCTGACCCCAGCGCAGGAGCAGCAGATTCAAGCCGACCTGCTGGCCCTGCTGAAAGAAGACCCCCGCCTCGTGATTGACCGCCTGAGTGTAGGCACCGACAGCGGCCCGGTGGTCTTGACCGGGCAAGTGAACCTGACGGGGCTGGGCCAACTGAGTGGTGAGGAATTGGCCGCGCTGGAGCAGATGCCCATGCTGGCCCTGAGCCGAGTAGACGCACAAGCCAAAGTGCAGGCCAGCGAACCGGCCCTAAAAGGCTTGGTGGAAACCTTCGGCTCTGATAGCCCCTTCAGCGATCCACAGGCCATTCAGCAACTCGTAGACGCCGGATTGGTGACCCGCACAGGCACTACCCTGACCGCCGATCTGAGATTCAAAGATGGTGCATCCACGCTAAACGGGCAATCGTTGGGTGATTTCTAG
- a CDS encoding HAMP domain-containing protein has protein sequence MKYTVIIRQPVSDEVRPTLEKQLMERFGLSGDQAQRLSARRSGRLMKPTGRARADLLMRVFQDVGAQVAMEEVREETGMFSDPFQAVATPTPALAGWGNGQTDEVPMAPSRQGETLAELIASAPRGEGGRQPASARAGLAEDDNWADLAAPQPLAPNLGGRDSSDLNSLFPAGAAFPDTTVFPDPFAPQPTGAPVTALLDGQPGPQQSGAAAQASAPADVWSDFTGALTIADAKPREEAAAAETPSAMFLTAVNEESRSNLGTRRSLAQQLTFGALAPLALSTAVTLTLLSLTLPGLQRQLVAQNAQAVAVAVGTSLDTRDQETVNAQLDALLARSAVGFVRVELPDGTTYFRGRDPRLDGTLQGSVAKWLVDNPITGTFQTSGSAADSYRTQLQQLEDVGAGDSAQAQELRRQAEDPANQRSDRTPYVVSRLGVIEGENGQRTTTSATDKNDSLLYRIAVGVPNAQAAINLRNTLLLVLGVSLLALALAAALAVRAARRVVQPIERLVAVADAISMGDLTRPVQADRNDEIGDLAQALERMRLSLEAAMDRLRRRKRG, from the coding sequence ATGAAGTACACCGTCATCATTCGCCAGCCCGTATCAGACGAGGTTCGCCCTACTCTGGAAAAACAGCTCATGGAACGCTTCGGCCTGTCGGGCGATCAGGCCCAGCGCCTCTCGGCCCGCCGCTCTGGCCGCCTGATGAAACCCACCGGACGCGCCCGCGCCGACCTGCTCATGCGGGTGTTTCAGGATGTGGGCGCGCAGGTGGCGATGGAAGAAGTCCGCGAAGAAACGGGGATGTTCAGCGATCCTTTTCAGGCGGTGGCGACTCCTACGCCCGCGCTGGCAGGCTGGGGCAACGGCCAGACCGACGAGGTTCCGATGGCCCCCAGCCGTCAGGGCGAAACGCTGGCCGAACTGATTGCCAGTGCGCCCCGCGGCGAGGGTGGACGGCAGCCTGCCAGCGCACGTGCGGGGCTGGCCGAAGATGACAACTGGGCCGATCTGGCCGCGCCTCAGCCCTTGGCCCCCAATCTGGGCGGACGCGACAGCAGCGACCTGAACAGTCTCTTTCCTGCGGGCGCCGCGTTCCCTGACACGACGGTGTTTCCCGATCCGTTTGCACCCCAACCCACTGGCGCTCCCGTGACCGCTTTGCTGGACGGCCAACCCGGCCCCCAGCAGTCCGGCGCGGCGGCGCAGGCCAGCGCTCCCGCCGACGTGTGGTCTGACTTCACGGGCGCACTGACCATTGCCGACGCCAAGCCCCGCGAGGAAGCCGCCGCCGCAGAAACGCCCTCCGCCATGTTCCTGACCGCCGTGAACGAGGAAAGCCGCAGCAATCTGGGAACGCGGCGCAGCTTGGCCCAGCAGCTGACCTTCGGGGCGCTGGCTCCGCTGGCCCTGTCCACCGCCGTGACGCTGACCCTGCTGAGCCTGACCCTGCCCGGACTACAGCGCCAGTTGGTGGCCCAGAACGCACAGGCCGTGGCCGTGGCCGTGGGTACCAGTCTCGATACCCGCGACCAAGAAACCGTAAACGCGCAGCTGGACGCTCTGCTGGCACGCTCGGCGGTAGGATTCGTGCGTGTGGAGCTGCCCGACGGAACCACCTACTTCCGGGGCCGCGACCCGCGTCTGGACGGAACCCTGCAGGGCAGCGTGGCCAAGTGGCTGGTCGACAACCCCATCACGGGCACGTTCCAGACCTCGGGCAGCGCCGCCGACAGCTACCGCACCCAGTTGCAGCAGCTCGAAGACGTGGGCGCAGGCGACTCGGCGCAGGCACAGGAGCTTCGCCGTCAGGCCGAAGACCCCGCCAACCAGCGCAGTGACCGCACGCCCTACGTGGTCAGCCGTCTGGGCGTCATCGAGGGCGAGAACGGACAGCGCACCACCACCTCGGCCACCGACAAGAACGACAGCCTGCTGTACCGAATCGCGGTAGGCGTGCCCAACGCACAGGCCGCCATCAACCTCCGCAACACGCTACTGCTGGTGCTGGGCGTGTCGCTGCTGGCGTTGGCGTTGGCCGCCGCCCTCGCCGTCCGTGCTGCCCGGCGCGTGGTGCAGCCTATCGAGCGCCTTGTGGCTGTGGCCGACGCCATCAGCATGGGCGACCTGACCCGCCCCGTGCAGGCTGACCGCAACGACGAAATCGGTGATCTGGCACAGGCACTGGAGCGCATGCGCCTGAGCCTTGAAGCCGCCATGGATCGCCTGCGCCGCCGCAAACGCGGGTAA
- a CDS encoding monothiol bacilliredoxin BrxC family protein, with amino-acid sequence MTTPDQQHAQQADAQAPQQQVLVPLTTPEDVDQFLKEHPLAAVFKAGTCHKTMQGFGVLEQFLQRHELPVGFIRVVDWRPASNHVTDLTGLVHHSPQLILFKEGQPQFEVNNWDITPEALEPVFTAEVPVRAGQGTVSTDDNVEPYRRLMNDFVEGRLSDWAFQDQYVNMFRDDASLRSQREFDLLSRLFGDPDAYHGGLHQLGQPQQRGDLKARVQELLTELG; translated from the coding sequence ATGACCACCCCCGACCAGCAACACGCCCAGCAAGCCGACGCTCAGGCTCCCCAGCAGCAGGTTCTGGTGCCGCTGACCACGCCCGAAGACGTCGATCAGTTCCTGAAAGAGCATCCCCTCGCCGCCGTCTTCAAGGCAGGCACTTGCCACAAAACCATGCAGGGCTTTGGCGTGCTGGAGCAGTTTTTGCAGCGCCACGAGTTGCCCGTGGGCTTTATCCGGGTCGTTGATTGGCGTCCGGCCAGCAACCACGTGACCGACCTGACGGGCCTTGTTCACCACAGCCCGCAACTGATTCTGTTTAAGGAAGGCCAGCCCCAGTTTGAAGTGAACAACTGGGACATCACCCCCGAAGCCCTAGAGCCTGTATTTACCGCTGAAGTTCCGGTTCGGGCCGGACAAGGCACCGTGTCCACTGACGATAACGTGGAACCCTACCGCCGCCTGATGAACGACTTCGTGGAAGGCCGCCTGAGCGATTGGGCCTTTCAGGATCAGTACGTGAACATGTTCCGCGACGACGCCAGTCTCCGCAGCCAGCGGGAATTTGATCTGCTGTCGCGCTTGTTTGGCGACCCCGACGCCTATCACGGCGGCCTGCACCAGTTGGGCCAGCCCCAGCAGCGCGGCGACCTGAAGGCCCGCGTACAGGAATTGCTGACCGAACTCGGTTAA
- a CDS encoding phosphatase PAP2 family protein, giving the protein MESFWMAVTNLGRDEVFIVALALYTWLVSPRGGRNLGVAFALSYLVNTALKFGLDLPRPFTNDPAAASAAAKATAGGPGLPSGHTQMAATLWGGIALQVRRPGVWVAAGLLIALISYSRLALNVHYPSDVVVGLLLGGLFALMAARIHVPDDTAVRWGVPALLLLVAAFLPAGTPREYGTGLGLLAGFWFVRPSFAPPRDVAGRLIVAVLGLVLVFAVFFGLGALPQSVKDIGLVRALRYALLVWVAAEGVPLVLRRWMPKNE; this is encoded by the coding sequence ATGGAATCATTCTGGATGGCCGTCACGAATCTGGGGCGAGATGAAGTATTTATCGTGGCGTTGGCGCTGTATACGTGGCTGGTCAGCCCACGCGGCGGGCGCAATCTGGGCGTGGCCTTTGCCCTGAGTTACTTGGTCAACACGGCCCTGAAATTTGGCCTTGACCTGCCCCGGCCCTTTACCAACGACCCGGCGGCGGCCAGCGCGGCGGCCAAAGCCACGGCGGGCGGCCCCGGTTTGCCCAGCGGCCATACCCAAATGGCGGCCACGCTCTGGGGAGGCATCGCCCTGCAAGTGCGGCGGCCCGGCGTGTGGGTAGCGGCGGGCCTGCTCATTGCGCTCATTTCCTATTCCCGCCTTGCCCTCAACGTGCATTACCCCAGCGACGTAGTGGTGGGCTTGCTGCTGGGCGGTCTGTTTGCCCTCATGGCCGCCCGAATCCATGTGCCCGACGACACTGCCGTGCGCTGGGGCGTGCCCGCATTGCTGCTGCTGGTGGCCGCTTTTCTGCCCGCCGGAACACCCCGCGAATACGGGACGGGTCTGGGTCTGCTGGCCGGATTCTGGTTTGTGCGCCCCTCCTTTGCTCCGCCCCGCGACGTGGCTGGCCGCCTCATCGTGGCGGTGCTGGGTCTGGTCTTGGTGTTCGCGGTCTTCTTCGGCCTCGGGGCCTTGCCCCAAAGCGTAAAAGACATCGGGCTGGTGCGGGCACTCCGGTACGCACTGTTGGTGTGGGTGGCGGCGGAAGGGGTGCCGCTGGTGCTTCGGCGCTGGATGCCCAAAAACGAGTAG